The nucleotide sequence GAATACGCTACGGAACTATCGGATGAACGGAAGCAGCTTCTCCGCTAGTTCTCCCGCTTCCACATGGTAAGTTCCAGTAGAAACTTCATTCTTCAATGACTCCAAGCGTGCAGCCCGACCCGGATCCTCAGCACGTTGCGAGCCGAGCAGTTCCATCGCTTCGGCTGAGATCTGAACCTCATCCTTACGATGCTTGCTCGTTGCACCAGAAACGCGATTATCATTCTGTTGTTGATAACTACGATAAGCGCCGATCCTCTGTGTATCATTAATCTTCATCACGATCACCTCAATAAAATAAAAAACCGATAATATTATTTCTATTATCGGTTGATGGCTATGAAATGTTTAGAGCGATTATAATTTGCGATCTGGTGGTCTGTCATTCTTCTGGTAAGTGCCCAGCCTAGACTCATCGGGATTAACATGCAGAGGACCTTTGCCCGACTGTGCGTTCTTGTAGTCACGCTGTAGTTTCGTCTTACACCCCTCGCACATGTGCCCTTCGCGGATCAGCGTGCCACACATTTCGCACGGATACGACATATTGGGTGCATTCATAAGCGAAATTCGCCCTTCTTTAATCCAACGGGTGATTTGCTTAATCGAAATCTCCGTTTCATCTGAGAGTTGTTGTATATTAAGCCCACGATGCTGTCTTAAATATTCAACACATCTCTCGTAATCTTTCTCTAGCTCCTGAAAGCAATTGTTACATACTTCGCGAAAATGTCTAGCAAATAGCTTGCCACAGCGTGGACAATAGACCAAATCCATCCCTTTCGTCCTCCCATACCGACAAGGTTCGATCTCAATTTCATACATTATACTAAATATTGCTAGAAAAAGACATGATATTTGATTGTCGAGCACGATAAGATTATTTTTACGCTGGTACATCTACTTTCTCTTTTTTCTTACTTCCGCCAGCAAGTTGTCCCGGCACATTACCGAACAAAATCCAAGATGACTTAAACAGCTTGCTAACAACCGTTACAATGACCCAGGAAATGATCACCGCGCACAAGTAGCCTCCGAGATACCAGAGGTGATGTACGAGCATACTGCCTCCCTGTGGCGGGAATTTACGATAGATGAGTAGCACAAATGGATGAAGAAGATACACACCGAACGATACCATCCCTAGATGTCTAAGCAGCTTAAGACCAAAGGAACGGTTCATTGCCCCTCCAACGAGAAATGCAAGCTGCATCAACACAATCGGAGTTAGCATCGTATAGATATCCCAGAATAAATCTCGATCAAAGTTCGTATAGATGTAAGTTTTATCTAGCCTGGAGTAATAATAGTTAGTTACATCCGTTAAACCTGCGGTCAACCATACACCCCATAGCACGATCCAAGCTGCCAAACGCGATTTTGAAAAGTTTTCTTTCGAGATGATGATCCACGATTTTATTTGGTCAAAATAAATGCCTAACCACGCACCAAGAAAGTATTGACCGAAGTAAGTTGGTGCCCAGCTCGCACGATTGGGAATCTGCCAGTATTCTCTATTATATAGGAAGAATGCCCATTGCAAAGCGACACCGACGAAGATCGCAGAAGCTGCGAGCCAACGATAGCGCTTGAATAGGAAAAGCAGGATTGGAAACAATAAATATAATTGAATGTTAATAAATACAAAGTAGAGATGGGTATAAGCTTTACCGGTTATTAGCCGATCCCAAAAAGTCGGAAGCAACTGCTCCAAATCCCACGGCTTACCATTCATTTTCCACGTATACAAAAAGTATAGCGCTGAAAACACAATATACGGAACAACAACGAGCAACAGTCGACGACTGTAAAATTTCTTCATGCGCGCTCCCGTAATCGGTTGTGGGAAGTAGTTATAGAAAAGGACGAAACTACTCAAAAAAATAAACGAGGTTGTCCCGATCTTACTAAATATATTAAAAAAGTTATAAACTCCGTATAGACCTGATTCTTTCATTGCGATCGTTGCATTCGATGTGGAGTGGACCATCATCACACCCAGAATAGCGATCCCACGCACGAGATCAATCTCAAGTAATTTCGAACGACGTTCCATAAGTCCTCCTAATGTTATGACATCTAGTTATCATAACATAGAGAAGATGGAGTCGAATATACAATTAAATTGTAAAAATAGCTTAATTATTCTAAGATCTCGCCCACGATATCCCATAGATTTGTGTATTCTTTCGACCACCATCCCCTTCACTCAGCACACGTGCGCACTCATTCATCGTACTTCCCGTCGTATAAATGTCATCTAGCAGAATGATTCTTTCTAAGTTATTTACTTTCTGAATGGGTGAAAATAATCCGCTCATATCCTCCACTCGACTGCGACGACTTTTCAAGCTTTGTTTTTCGGTATGACGTTGTCTATACAACATGGGTCGATAAGGGATACCATACCAATGAGATAGATGGATCGCCATTCGTTCCGCTTGGTTGAATCCGCGCTCACGCAATCGCTCCGATGCTAATGGAACGCAAGTTATCGCTTGAAAATAAACCGGTCTTTGACATACAGAAGCACATAACCGCTCAAATGCGAAAGCGAGCATCGCAGCTAGCAGTGCTTCTAACCTTTCTTGTCCTCTGTACTTGTATAATGCCAGCCACTCACGCATACGATCATCGTACTTTACAGCACATCGGCAAAGTTCAACATACCGAGTCGCCCGTCTCACACAATCTTCGCATCGTTCATGTCGACCGCAAATGTTGCAAATCGGTTTAGCAATCCACGGAATTTGTGACAAGCAAGACTTACATAGCTGCTCCAACACTTTTCGAGGGGCTGGATGTTCAATCGCAATTGGAACCGTATTCATACCATTGTGTTGGGGTCTTCCGCCACAAAGTGGACAACGTTGCTCAATTGAAGCGAATAATGCAGTAAGCTTGTTCAACATGTACATCCACCTCATATTCGGGATTTAATGTAACCTTGTTTTACTGCTAAACGATTCATATTTGTAATCTGTCTAATCGCCTGTCTTTGAGCATCTGTGAAACGCGGCGCGACGAAGTAGACGAGTCCACACGGATCTTCTAAAGATCGTCCCGCACGCCCAGCCATCTGAACTAATGCAGCCGCATCGAATTGAGCATTATCTGCATTTAATACAAATACATCACTTTTCGAAATGGTTACTCCTCGCTCCAAGATCGTCGTCGTAACGAGCACTCTAATATTACGATTGCGAAACTCCGTTACTTTGTGTGTTCGATGTTCATCCTTTGAAGAGGTTCCGTCGATCAAATGCTCCTCGATGCCCATGAAGTGCACGGAATTCCGGAGTATATTTACCAGTGGCTCCACTTGTTTCACATAGGGTACGAAAAGAAAGAGTTGTGCCCCTCGGTCGATCGAATGTCTAAGCAACTTAAGAAGGGACTTTGGCGCAATTTGCATTGTATGCAATGCTATTGGCTTTAAGAAATTTCGCTTCGGTACAGGCAATGTATGTCCGTGGAATCTAACAGGTACACGTGCACAAGACAACTTACCTCGTGCAACTGCACGTTGCATCGCTTGCGGTGGTGTTGCACTCAAATAGATCGTTGCACCTGTCCGCTTCGTACATTTTGTCGCAGCGAAGTGTAGCATCGGATCATTGTGATAGGGGAATGCATCCATCTCGTCTATAAGCACTAAATCAAAAGCTTCTTGAAAGCGGATCAACTGGTGCGTTGTCGCCAATGTCAAAGCACCCTCTTGCCAGCGCTCGTCACTCCCACCATAGAGCACGACACGGGTGTAATCAGGAAATGCTTTTGCAATACGTGGTGCTAACTCCAAAACGACATCCCGGCGTGGGGTAGCAACAAGCACACGGCCACCTTGTCTCAATACCGCTTCGAGCAAAGGGAAAATCATCTCTGTCTTCCCTGCGCCCGTTACCGCCCATAGCAAAAATGTCGCTCCATCGCATGGATGAGTCTGTTGCCTATGTAGAAACTGGAGTGCATCAGCCGCAGCTTGGGATTGCGCAGCACTAAGCGACCATCGGCTCTGTAGCGCCTGTGGCTGACTACGTAGCTGGGGAGATTCGGATGAAGGAGGAGACGCGGTTGCTTCGCGGGGCGGGGGAGCTTTTGCCTCGCGGCGGGCGGGCGCGGTTGCTTCGCGGGGCGGGGGCGCGCCCACGAGGAGTAGCCCGCATTGGCGGCTGCGCCCCATGTTGATGCATGCCTCGCAATATGCGCAGGCATGCTGTTCGCAGGCGGCGCAGGCTGTGCGCCGCAGATGGGGTTTGCCGCTACCGCATCGGCGGCAGGCAAGCATGTGGCGCTCGCGAGCGGCGCGTGGGAATGCTGCGAGGAC is from Candidatus Cohnella colombiensis and encodes:
- a CDS encoding acyltransferase, which produces MERRSKLLEIDLVRGIAILGVMMVHSTSNATIAMKESGLYGVYNFFNIFSKIGTTSFIFLSSFVLFYNYFPQPITGARMKKFYSRRLLLVVVPYIVFSALYFLYTWKMNGKPWDLEQLLPTFWDRLITGKAYTHLYFVFINIQLYLLFPILLFLFKRYRWLAASAIFVGVALQWAFFLYNREYWQIPNRASWAPTYFGQYFLGAWLGIYFDQIKSWIIISKENFSKSRLAAWIVLWGVWLTAGLTDVTNYYYSRLDKTYIYTNFDRDLFWDIYTMLTPIVLMQLAFLVGGAMNRSFGLKLLRHLGMVSFGVYLLHPFVLLIYRKFPPQGGSMLVHHLWYLGGYLCAVIISWVIVTVVSKLFKSSWILFGNVPGQLAGGSKKKEKVDVPA
- a CDS encoding helicase-related protein, which gives rise to MNVLVYAVLAGLRWVPCYSIAWEVDWNYWQDARFRESVGGEPCTVSEIVKVSQMVSIDLAEATCLLLRQRWQSDVQGVVGNTMQISRDLEQTLAKLHHELRGENSAMTEWNTTVVDVKRNARSVELYRVDARQLIALARDASARLAGRALLLEEAVQLQATAPHAVARPLLLAAWQLASLQGSLQLIAAVAPPEPLAPPRGRWGKLLGQVLAAFPRAARERHMLACRRCGSGKPHLRRTACAACEQHACAYCEACINMGRSRQCGLLLVGAPPPREATAPARREAKAPPPREATASPPSSESPQLRSQPQALQSRWSLSAAQSQAAADALQFLHRQQTHPCDGATFLLWAVTGAGKTEMIFPLLEAVLRQGGRVLVATPRRDVVLELAPRIAKAFPDYTRVVLYGGSDERWQEGALTLATTHQLIRFQEAFDLVLIDEMDAFPYHNDPMLHFAATKCTKRTGATIYLSATPPQAMQRAVARGKLSCARVPVRFHGHTLPVPKRNFLKPIALHTMQIAPKSLLKLLRHSIDRGAQLFLFVPYVKQVEPLVNILRNSVHFMGIEEHLIDGTSSKDEHRTHKVTEFRNRNIRVLVTTTILERGVTISKSDVFVLNADNAQFDAAALVQMAGRAGRSLEDPCGLVYFVAPRFTDAQRQAIRQITNMNRLAVKQGYIKSRI
- a CDS encoding ComF family protein, with the protein product MLNKLTALFASIEQRCPLCGGRPQHNGMNTVPIAIEHPAPRKVLEQLCKSCLSQIPWIAKPICNICGRHERCEDCVRRATRYVELCRCAVKYDDRMREWLALYKYRGQERLEALLAAMLAFAFERLCASVCQRPVYFQAITCVPLASERLRERGFNQAERMAIHLSHWYGIPYRPMLYRQRHTEKQSLKSRRSRVEDMSGLFSPIQKVNNLERIILLDDIYTTGSTMNECARVLSEGDGGRKNTQIYGISWARS
- the flgM gene encoding flagellar biosynthesis anti-sigma factor FlgM, which produces MKINDTQRIGAYRSYQQQNDNRVSGATSKHRKDEVQISAEAMELLGSQRAEDPGRAARLESLKNEVSTGTYHVEAGELAEKLLPFIR
- a CDS encoding flagellar protein; the protein is MDLVYCPRCGKLFARHFREVCNNCFQELEKDYERCVEYLRQHRGLNIQQLSDETEISIKQITRWIKEGRISLMNAPNMSYPCEMCGTLIREGHMCEGCKTKLQRDYKNAQSGKGPLHVNPDESRLGTYQKNDRPPDRKL